ATCAGCTATAACATCAGCTATATAACTGAGAGAAATCCCCGTTGGGCGGGAATTTGCACGAGCTGGGACCAAACCCTGGCCTGAGAGGTCATACCCTTTCCTAGCTGTTCTGGGAGAGGCAATTTCTGGTAAGAGCTCTCCCTATGGCCCCCTTCATCTCACTGTTCCTCAGGGTGTAGACAAGTGGGTTGAGCAATGGGGTTCCCAATGTGTACACCAGTGAGATGAACGGATCTTGCTTGGGGTGGTAGTGGGAGCTGGGGCGCAGGTACATGAAGGCACAGAAGCCGTACTGCAGCAGGACCACAGTGAGGTGGGAGCAGCAGGTGGAGACGGCCCGGTGGCGGCCAGCCGCTGAGCGGATTGTGAGCACAGTGGCCACAATGAAGGCGTAGGAGGTGGTGATAAGGAAGAAGGGCACAGCTATGGCTAGTGTGGCTGCCACCAGCACTGACTGCTCATGGATGCGGCTCTCGGAACAAACAAGACACATCACTGGTGGCACATCACAGAAAAAGTGCTCGATACTTCGAACCTGGCAAAatggcagagagaaaataaaggccACCAGTTGTAAGGACAGGAACAAGCCAACGACTACAGAGGCCACAACCAAGCAGACACAGAGAGTTAAAGTGATGATGAGAGGATACTGCAAAGGGCGGCGAATAGCAACGTACCGGTCATAGGCCATGGCAGCCAAGAGCAAGCAGTCGGCACTGCCAAGTCCAATGAAGAGCACCATCTGAGTGGCACAGCCCAGGAGAGTGATGGTC
This Camelus ferus isolate YT-003-E chromosome 10, BCGSAC_Cfer_1.0, whole genome shotgun sequence DNA region includes the following protein-coding sequences:
- the LOC102520936 gene encoding olfactory receptor 10W1; the protein is MEFVFLAYPSPPELRVLLFLGVSLAYTLAIAGNVLVVVAIQTEARLRTPMYYFLGSLSGVEICYTAVVVPHILANVLQSEKTITLLGCATQMVLFIGLGSADCLLLAAMAYDRYVAIRRPLQYPLIITLTLCVCLVVASVVVGLFLSLQLVAFIFSLPFCQVRSIEHFFCDVPPVMCLVCSESRIHEQSVLVAATLAIAVPFFLITTSYAFIVATVLTIRSAAGRHRAVSTCCSHLTVVLLQYGFCAFMYLRPSSHYHPKQDPFISLVYTLGTPLLNPLVYTLRNSEMKGAIGRALTRNCLSQNS